In Nicotiana tabacum cultivar K326 chromosome 17, ASM71507v2, whole genome shotgun sequence, one DNA window encodes the following:
- the LOC107782931 gene encoding xyloglucan galactosyltransferase XLT2: protein MLPPYSADESLEADETLRKPPKANSNDFLKNALSNFQYQISTHPRFWLFTFFLFFQLVVLIFTRNSPFPFSTHSPPQSLPHFPSETALFADIQKPHHDPNAIYPFGDSECEYGRVYVYNLPSKFNKDLALTTCDDLDPWKWQCGLVTNDGYGKRSTDLAGILPGNLSAAWYRTNQFSSEVIFHYRLLNYRCRTNDPDSATAFYIPFYAGQAVGKYLWTDEIENRDLLSNKVLKWVQRQKYWKRYNGSDHFLTLGRITWDFRRLGDPEKLWGSTFLNRPQMQNVSRFTIERAPWDANDISVPYPTGFHPHSEKELREWQNFVLSYNRTSLFTFIGAARGDINSDFRSRLMSYCRNESDSCRVVDCAVTQCSNGSSEIQEALLSSDFCLQPKGDSLTRRSVFDCMVTGSVPVFFWRRTAYTQYQWFLPEEPGSYSVFIDPEAVRNGTASIKEILKSYSKDQVRKMREKVVETIPRIVYARPSGGLGTIKDAFEIAVEGVLKRVKDENEWKEYVDMGS, encoded by the coding sequence ATGCTTCCTCCTTACTCAGCCGACGAGTCCCTAGAAGCCGATGAAACCCTGCGCAAACCTCCCAAAGCCAATAGCAACGACTTTCTCAAGAATGCACTGAGCAATTTCCAGTACCAGATTTCTACTCACCCACGTTTCTGGCTTTTCACCTTTTTCCTCTTCTTCCAACTCGTAGTTCTCATTTTCACCCGCAATTCCCCCTTCCCCTTTTCAACCCACTCCCCACCCCAATCCCTCCCCCACTTCCCTTCAGAAACCGCATTATTTGCCGACATACAGAAACCCCATCATGATCCAAATGCTATTTATCCCTTCGGAGACTCCGAATGCGAGTACGGTCGTGTTTATGTCTATAATCTACCTTCCAAATTTAACAAAGACTTAGCTTTAACTACCTGCGACGATCTAGACCCATGGAAGTGGCAGTGTGGACTTGTCACCAATGACGGATACGGAAAGAGATCAACGGACCTCGCCGGAATCTTGCCGGGTAATCTCTCTGCAGCGTGGTACCGGACAAATCAGTTCTCCTCGGAGGTAATATTTCATTACCGGCTTTTAAACTACAGATGTAGAACAAACGACCCGGATTCTGCTACTGCTTTCTACATTCCGTTCTACGCCGGACAAGCAGTGGGGAAATACCTATGGACCGATGAAATCGAAAATCGTGATTTGCTTAGCAATAAAGTACTGAAATGGGTCCAGAGGCAAAAATACTGGAAAAGATATAACGGGTCGGACCATTTCCTGACTCTGGGTCGGATAACGTGGGATTTCCGGCGATTAGGTGACCCGGAGAAACTGTGGGGGTCGACTTTTCTCAATCGGCCACAGATGCAGAACGTTTCGCGTTTCACCATCGAGAGGGCTCCATGGGATGCAAATGATATCAGTGTACCGTACCCTACTGGATTCCACCCTCACTCCGAGAAAGAACTCAGGGAATGGCAGAACTTTGTGCTTTCATATAACCGCACGAGTCTTTTCACGTTCATTGGCGCAGCGCGTGGGGATATCAACAGCGATTTCAGATCGAGGTTAATGAGTTACTGTAGAAACGAGTCGGACTCGTGCCGAGTCGTTGACTGTGCCGTGACTCAGTGCTCTAACGGTTCGTCAGAAATCCAAGAAGCACTTTTGAGCTCCGATTTTTGCTTACAGCCGAAAGGGGACAGCTTGACTCGGCGGTCGGTTTTCGATTGCATGGTGACCGGTTCAGTGCCGGTTTTTTTCTGGCGACGAACGGCTTACACACAGTACCAGTGGTTTTTACCAGAGGAACCGGGGAGTTATTCGGTTTTTATAGATCCTGAAGCAGTGAGAAATGGGACGGCTTCCATTAAGGAAATATTGAAAAGTTACAGTAAAGATCAAGTAAGGAAAATGAGGGAGAAAGTAGTAGAAACAATTCCAAGAATAGTGTACGCAAGGCCAAGTGGAGGTCTTGGGACTATCAAGGATGCATTTGAAATTGCAGTTGAAGGAGTATTGAAGAGGGTTAAGGATGAAAATGAATGGAAGGAATACGTGGATATGGGCAGTTGA
- the LOC107782936 gene encoding cytochrome P450 81Q32-like, producing MEATLLYTSLSIFFLLVALVSSRRRQLINLPPTPALKLPIIGHLYLLKPPLYRTLAKLTTKYGPIFSLQFGTRLVLVVSSSSAAEECFTKNDIVLANRPRLMIGKYIGYNYTTLSGSPYGDHWRNLRRLCALEIFSTNRLNNFQPIRQHEVKLLVHRVFQNSGGSFGTPVELKSKLFQMSYNIIMRMVAGKRYYGEEVDNEEANHFRELVEEVISYGGASNPTDFMPAIFRCFFRSMEKNLARLGSKMDALLQGLIDEHRRDKSRNSMIDHLLSLQESEPEYYSDQIIKGIILVMLNAGTETSSVTIEWAMSLLLNHPEVLEKAKAEIDDHVGKDRLVDEADLPKLKYLQSIISETLRLYPAGPMLVPHESSDDCTIAGLHIPRGTMLLVNAWAIHRDPLLWEDPESFKPERFEGVQVESWKLLPFGMGRRACPGSGLAQRVVGLALASLVQCFEWKRVSEEVVDLTEGKGLTMPKAEPLMARCEARDILHKVVSEIS from the exons ATGGAAGCAACTTTGTTGTATACTTCTCTCTCTATCTTCTTTCTACTTGTAGCTCTTGTTTCCTCAAGACGAAGACAACTTATTAATCTCCCACCAACCCCAGCACTTAAACTTCCTATTATAGGCCATCTCTATCTCTTAAAACCACCTCTGTATCGCACTCTTGCAAAGCTCACAACTAAATATGGTCCCATTTTCTCTCTTCAATTTGGTACCCGTCTTGTTTTGGTAGTGTCCTCCTCATCTGCTGCTGAAGAATGCTTCACCAAGAACGATATTGTTTTGGCCAATCGCCCTCGTTTAATGATCGGCAAATACATAGGCTATAATTATACTACACTCTCTGGTTCCCCTTATGGTGATCACTGGCGCAACCTTCGCCGCCTCTGCGCACTTGAAATTTTCTCCACTAACCGTCTCAACAATTTTCAGCCAATTAGACAACATGAAGTCAAGCTTCTTGTTCATAGAGTATTTCAAAACTCGGGTGGGAGTTTTGGGACCCCTGTTGAACTTAAGTCCAAGTTATTTCAGATGTCGTACAATATTATCATGAGAATGGTAGCTGGAAAGAGATATTATGGTGAAGAGGTAGATAACGAGGAGGCAAACCATTTTCGGGAGCTTGTAGAAGAGGTTATTTCATATGGGGGTGCATCAAATCCCACGGATTTCATGCCTGCAATATTTCGTTGCTTTTTCAGGAGTATGGAGAAGAATTTGGCCAGGCTTGGTAGCAAAATGGACGCGCTCTTGCAAGGCTTGATTGATGAACACCGTCGTGATAAAAGCAGAAATTCCATGATTGATCATTTGCTTTCTCTGCAAGAATCAGAACCAGAATATTACTCTGATCAAATCATCAAAGGAATAATATTG GTCATGCTGAATGCGGGGACTGAAACATCATCTGTAACAATAGAATGGGCAATGTCTCTTTTACTCAATCATCCAGAGGTGTTGGAAAAGGCCAAAGCTGAAATAGACGACCATGTGGGTAAAGATCGTTTAGTGGATGAAGCAGATTTACCCAAGCTGAAATACCTTCAAAGTATTATTTCAGAGACACTTCGATTGTACCCTGCAGGACCAATGCTAGTGCCTCATGAATCATCTGATGATTGCACTATCGCTGGGTTGCACATTCCACGTGGCACGATGCTATTGGTGAATGCTTGGGCCATCCACAGGGACCCATTACTTTGGGAGGATCCAGAGAGCTTCAAGCCAGAAAGGTTTGAAGGTGTGCAAGTGGAATCATGGAAGCTATTGCCATTTGGAATGGGAAGGAGAGCGTGTCCAGGTTCTGGACTTGCTCAACGTGTGGTTGGTTTAGCTTTAGCATCTCTAGTGCAGTGTTTTGAGTGGAAAAGGGTAAGTGAAGAGGTGGTTGATTTGACTGAAGGAAAAGGTCTCACCATGCCAAAAGCTGAGCCACTCATGGCTAGGTGCGAAGCTCGTGATATTCTTCACAAAGTTGTTTCAGAAATATCCTAA